The Rhododendron vialii isolate Sample 1 chromosome 5a, ASM3025357v1 genome contains a region encoding:
- the LOC131327408 gene encoding uncharacterized protein LOC131327408 encodes MDIFVIVRLDRILFNSLQRTTLEGVKDEYWRYTPLLKAALRGDWDAARRFFVKAITAPITNVSETALHIAVGTGERAIHFVEKLMVLMPVEALTLREKHGDTALHTAGTVGNTRAAVVLVQKNPDLLYIHGYLDRLPLHCAALYACKDTLLFLLTVTKDDHVSMPFSNENFVRHVNHAINSRFYDKSIAQAKYSMSSVYK; translated from the coding sequence ATGGATATTTTTGTCATTGTTAGATTAGATCGAATATTATTCAACTCATTGCAGAGGACAACCTTGGAGGGTGTGAAGGATGAATACTGGAGATACACACCACTGCTTAAAGCTGCACTCAGAGGCGACTGGGACGCAGCCAGAAGATTCTTTGTCAAAGCTATCACAGCCCCAATCACAAACGTTTCTGAGACAGCGCTTCACATAGCAGTCGGGACTGGAGAAAGGGCAATCCATTTTGTGGAGAAGTTGATGGTGTTGATGCCAGTGGAAGCCTTGACATTGCGGGAAAAACATGGTGATACCGCCCTTCATACGGCTGGTACGGTTGGCAATACGAGGGCCGCTGTtgttttggtgcaaaaaaatccTGATTTACTCTACATTCACGGGTATCTTGACCGATTACCGCTCCATTGTGCTGCTCTATATGCTTGTAAAGACACCCTTTTGTTCTTATTGACCGTTACCAAGGATGATCATGTGTCTATGCCCTtctcaaatgaaaattttgttcggCATGTCAATCATGCAATCAACTCCAGATTCTATGATAAGTCGATCGCCCAAGCTAAATATTCTATGTCAAGTGTATATAAATGA